In Paractinoplanes brasiliensis, the following proteins share a genomic window:
- a CDS encoding DUF5947 family protein, which produces MTAPRSGAPLSALRRIARSRPAAAAAEHCDMCSAVIGDDHRHVVDLQSRALMCACRPCSLLFTDEHAVLHYRAVPDRYLSFPGSAFDERAWDELQIPVGLAFLFRNSVQDRMVALYPGPAGATESELPLAAWDRIVARTPELAVLRPDVEAVLVRRPARPGPATDTVCHLVPIDACYELVGRLRARWRGFDGGREAQDAMDEFFDRVRALSRPAPPAGAA; this is translated from the coding sequence ATGACTGCTCCGCGGTCCGGCGCGCCGTTGTCCGCGCTGCGGCGGATTGCCCGCAGCCGGCCGGCCGCGGCGGCCGCCGAGCACTGCGACATGTGCTCGGCCGTCATCGGCGACGACCACCGGCACGTGGTCGACCTGCAGAGCCGGGCGCTGATGTGCGCGTGCCGGCCCTGCTCTCTGCTGTTCACCGACGAGCATGCGGTGCTGCACTACCGGGCCGTGCCGGACCGCTACCTGTCCTTCCCCGGTTCCGCCTTCGACGAGCGGGCCTGGGACGAGTTGCAGATCCCGGTCGGACTGGCCTTCCTCTTCCGCAACTCCGTGCAGGACCGGATGGTCGCGCTCTATCCCGGCCCGGCCGGGGCCACCGAGTCGGAGCTGCCGCTGGCCGCCTGGGACCGGATCGTAGCGCGTACCCCGGAGCTGGCGGTGCTGCGGCCGGACGTGGAGGCGGTGCTGGTCCGCCGGCCGGCCCGGCCGGGCCCGGCGACGGACACGGTGTGCCACCTGGTGCCCATCGACGCGTGTTACGAACTCGTCGGACGGCTCCGCGCCCGGTGGCGTGGTTTCGACGGCGGACGCGAGGCACAGGACGCCATGGACGAGTTCTTCGATCGGGTGCGGGCGCTCAGCCGGCCCGCTCCGCCGGCCGGTGCGGCATGA
- a CDS encoding nickel-dependent hydrogenase large subunit, with protein MADLVEMAWDPITRIVGSLGIYTKIDFKQRIVAECKSTSSIFRGYSIFMKGKDPRDAHFITSRICGICGDNHATCSCYTQNMAYGVKPPHLGEWIVNLGEAAEYMFDHNIFQENLVGVDYCEKMVAETNPGVLEQANRTEAPHAGDHGYRTIGDIMRSLNPFTGEFYREALQVSRMTREMFCLMEGRHVHPSTLYPGGVGTVATIQLMTDYLSRLMRYVEFMKRVVPMHDDLFDFFYQALPGYEQVGNRRVLLGCWGSFQDPEHCNFSYADMTDWGRKMYVTPGIVVDGKLITTDLVKINLGIRILLGSSYYDDWTDQEMFVTHDPLGNPVDRRHPWNQHTNPKPQKRDLDDKYSWVMSPRWYDGKDYLALDTGGGPLARLWVTALAGLVDIGYVQATGSSVRINLPKTALKGPVELEWTIPRWSNTIERNRARTYFQAYAAACALHFAEKALVEIRAGRTKTWEPFEVPDEGIGCGFTEAVRGVLSHHMVIRDGKIANYHPYPPTPWNANPRDSYGTPGPYEDAVQGQPIFEENDRDNFKGIDIMRTVRSFDPCLPCGVHMYLGGGKKLELLHSPTQSAGGE; from the coding sequence ATGGCCGATCTCGTGGAGATGGCATGGGACCCGATCACCCGTATCGTCGGCAGCCTGGGGATCTACACGAAGATCGACTTCAAGCAGCGGATCGTCGCGGAGTGCAAGAGCACCAGCTCGATCTTCCGTGGCTACTCGATCTTCATGAAGGGCAAGGATCCCCGTGACGCCCACTTCATCACCAGCCGGATCTGCGGCATCTGCGGCGACAACCACGCCACCTGTTCCTGCTACACGCAGAACATGGCGTACGGGGTGAAGCCGCCGCACCTGGGGGAGTGGATCGTCAACCTCGGCGAGGCGGCCGAGTACATGTTCGACCACAACATCTTCCAGGAGAACCTCGTCGGGGTGGACTACTGCGAGAAGATGGTCGCCGAAACCAACCCGGGCGTGCTCGAGCAGGCGAACCGGACCGAGGCGCCGCACGCCGGCGACCACGGCTACCGCACCATCGGCGACATCATGCGGTCGCTGAACCCGTTCACCGGTGAGTTCTACCGCGAGGCGCTGCAGGTCAGCCGCATGACGCGGGAGATGTTCTGCCTGATGGAGGGCCGCCACGTGCACCCCTCCACGCTGTATCCGGGCGGCGTCGGCACGGTCGCGACCATCCAGCTGATGACCGACTACCTCAGCCGGCTGATGCGGTACGTGGAGTTCATGAAGAGGGTCGTGCCGATGCACGACGACCTGTTCGACTTCTTCTACCAGGCGCTGCCCGGCTACGAGCAGGTCGGCAACCGGCGCGTCCTGCTCGGCTGCTGGGGCTCGTTCCAGGACCCGGAGCACTGCAACTTCTCGTACGCCGACATGACCGACTGGGGCCGCAAGATGTACGTCACCCCGGGCATCGTCGTGGACGGCAAACTCATCACCACCGACCTCGTGAAGATCAACCTGGGCATCCGGATCCTGCTCGGCTCGTCCTACTACGACGACTGGACGGACCAGGAGATGTTCGTGACCCACGACCCGCTGGGCAACCCGGTGGACCGGCGGCATCCGTGGAATCAGCACACCAACCCGAAGCCGCAGAAGCGCGACCTGGACGACAAGTACAGCTGGGTGATGTCCCCGCGCTGGTACGACGGCAAGGACTACCTCGCGCTGGACACCGGCGGCGGCCCGCTGGCCCGGCTCTGGGTGACCGCGCTGGCCGGCCTGGTCGACATCGGCTATGTGCAGGCCACCGGCAGCTCGGTGCGGATCAACCTGCCGAAGACCGCGCTCAAGGGCCCGGTGGAGCTGGAGTGGACGATCCCGCGCTGGAGCAACACCATCGAGCGCAACCGGGCCCGCACCTACTTCCAGGCGTACGCCGCCGCCTGCGCCCTGCACTTCGCGGAGAAGGCGCTGGTGGAAATCCGGGCCGGCCGCACCAAGACCTGGGAGCCGTTCGAGGTGCCGGACGAGGGCATCGGTTGCGGCTTCACCGAGGCGGTCCGTGGCGTTCTCTCGCATCACATGGTGATCCGTGACGGCAAGATCGCGAACTATCACCCGTACCCGCCGACGCCGTGGAACGCCAACCCGCGCGACAGCTACGGCACCCCCGGGCCGTACGAGGACGCGGTGCAGGGGCAGCCGATCTTCGAGGAGAACGACCGGGACAACTTCAAGGGCATCGACATCATGCGTACGGTGCGCAGCTTCGACCCGTGTCTGCCCTGCGGCGTGCACATGTATCTCGGCGGCGGCAAGAAGCTGGAGCTCCTGCACTCGCCGACGCAGTCGGCCGGAGGCGAGTGA
- a CDS encoding hydrogenase maturation protease produces the protein MTDPTDRPDMAARMLVAGIGNLFLGDDGFGPEVVRRLAKQNALEPEVRVVDYGIRGMHLAHDLLDPCDALVLVDALPGGGAPGEVVVFEIGPDDLGSGQFDAHGMNPVAMLAGVERLGGTLPATYVVGCRVADVGEGIGLSAPVAAAVPAAVEAVRTLVGRLIAAAPAGIRRC, from the coding sequence ATGACCGACCCCACCGACAGGCCTGACATGGCGGCGCGCATGCTGGTGGCCGGGATCGGCAACCTCTTCCTCGGCGACGACGGCTTCGGCCCCGAGGTCGTCCGGCGGCTGGCGAAGCAGAACGCGCTGGAGCCGGAGGTGCGGGTCGTCGACTACGGCATCCGCGGCATGCATCTCGCCCATGACCTGCTCGACCCCTGCGACGCGCTGGTGCTGGTGGACGCGCTTCCCGGCGGTGGCGCCCCGGGCGAGGTGGTGGTCTTCGAGATCGGCCCGGACGATCTCGGCAGTGGCCAGTTCGACGCGCACGGGATGAACCCGGTGGCGATGCTGGCCGGCGTGGAGCGCCTGGGCGGCACGCTGCCGGCCACCTACGTCGTCGGCTGCCGGGTGGCCGACGTGGGGGAGGGCATCGGGCTGAGCGCGCCGGTGGCCGCCGCCGTCCCGGCCGCGGTCGAGGCCGTGCGTACCCTGGTGGGCCGCCTGATCGCCGCCGCACCGGCCGGCATCCGGAGGTGCTGA
- a CDS encoding DUF6893 family small protein, which produces MKTLGVITTAVSMAVAVIGAVVLVRSIPDIRRYLKIRTM; this is translated from the coding sequence GTGAAGACCCTGGGTGTCATCACCACCGCCGTGTCCATGGCCGTCGCCGTGATCGGTGCGGTTGTGCTGGTCCGGTCCATACCGGACATCCGCCGTTACCTGAAGATCCGCACGATGTGA
- a CDS encoding NifU family protein encodes MPEQDWQAAGERIESLIAASASAGPAARHRAEELVRLVADLYGAGLERLLEVLHEHGALTDEALDAVADDDLVSGLLLVHGLHPYDAQTRIERALAGHDVDLLEITADGVVRLRMPAGCGSSSAAHRSAVEAAIEAAAPEVTAVEVDDALAAAAVIPVSALFTRVGGDRKVAT; translated from the coding sequence GTGCCGGAACAGGATTGGCAGGCGGCCGGGGAACGCATCGAATCGCTCATCGCCGCCAGCGCGTCCGCCGGTCCGGCCGCCCGCCACCGGGCCGAGGAACTGGTGCGCCTGGTGGCCGACCTGTACGGCGCCGGGCTGGAACGGCTGCTCGAGGTGCTGCACGAGCACGGCGCGCTGACCGACGAGGCGCTCGACGCGGTCGCCGACGACGACCTGGTGTCCGGCCTGCTGCTGGTGCACGGCCTGCATCCGTACGACGCGCAGACCCGGATCGAGCGGGCGCTCGCCGGCCACGACGTGGACCTGCTGGAGATCACCGCGGACGGGGTGGTCCGGTTGCGGATGCCGGCCGGCTGCGGGTCTTCGTCGGCCGCGCACCGTTCCGCGGTCGAGGCGGCGATCGAGGCCGCGGCGCCGGAGGTGACCGCCGTCGAGGTCGACGACGCACTGGCCGCCGCGGCGGTGATCCCGGTGTCCGCCCTGTTCACCCGGGTCGGCGGGGACCGGAAGGTGGCGACATGA
- a CDS encoding DUF6084 family protein, with protein sequence MSDYRFAVLDVAAEPYAMAPQLTARLGIEETTGQRIHAITLRCQVRIEPQRRRYDPAEEERLRGLFGERERWADTVKPFQWMQCHTTVQGFTGRTEADLALPCTYDLEVIGSRYLHALDAGDVPLTFLFSGTVFTRGSTGFGVEQIPWSCEARHSLPVAVWRQMIESYYPNTGWLRIGSDVLTELAAYRARHGLVSWDETMQKLLTAADGPAR encoded by the coding sequence ATGAGCGACTACCGGTTCGCTGTGCTCGACGTAGCCGCCGAGCCGTACGCGATGGCACCCCAACTGACCGCGCGGCTGGGGATCGAGGAGACCACCGGCCAGCGAATCCACGCCATCACGCTGCGCTGCCAGGTGCGTATCGAACCGCAGCGTCGCCGATACGACCCGGCCGAGGAGGAGCGGCTTCGTGGGCTGTTCGGCGAGCGGGAGCGGTGGGCGGACACTGTCAAGCCGTTCCAGTGGATGCAGTGCCACACCACGGTGCAGGGCTTCACCGGCCGCACCGAGGCCGACCTCGCGCTGCCGTGCACGTACGACCTCGAGGTCATCGGCAGCCGCTACCTGCACGCGCTCGACGCCGGCGATGTGCCGCTGACCTTCCTCTTCTCCGGCACGGTGTTCACCCGCGGCAGCACCGGCTTCGGGGTGGAGCAGATCCCGTGGTCGTGCGAGGCCCGGCACAGCCTGCCGGTGGCGGTGTGGCGACAGATGATCGAGTCGTACTACCCGAACACCGGCTGGCTGCGGATCGGCTCGGACGTGCTGACCGAGCTGGCCGCCTATCGGGCCCGGCACGGCCTGGTCAGCTGGGACGAGACGATGCAGAAGCTCCTGACCGCCGCGGACGGGCCGGCCCGATGA